A genomic region of Metopolophium dirhodum isolate CAU chromosome 1, ASM1992520v1, whole genome shotgun sequence contains the following coding sequences:
- the LOC132934826 gene encoding uncharacterized protein LOC132934826, whose amino-acid sequence MANSRWNEETTLKFVQLYREHENLWNMFVPEYRNRDTRSASMQFIGRELNIPNFTMKDVPKKIKSLRSTYYLELAKVEKSKASGGGTSFVYKPLVPWYTDMSYIINTATVKGKETDSNLEIGTQNTIKDNDDTTSNLNNEEAVDDDLIDNSATVSHVEQLENTLRSENTTFNLPSRSKLRGKRRLEVITDAVQDLKNLNQSMNPSTTAREDECDVIGKHIAIKLRELIEYDRVLANFDIQKILMNYRLENMNRQSLSSSSITTFPMPNSTASTIESIPCTPETNSSEQSTTRDIINSAMVYSDVGSEFYRSSV is encoded by the exons aTGGCTAATAGCCGTTGGAATGAGGAAACAACTTTGAAATTTGTTCAATTGTACCGCGAACATGAAAACCTTTGGAACATGTTTGTTCCTGAATATCGAAATCGTGATACCAGAAGTGCGTCAATGCAATTTATTGGTAGGGAATTAAATATTCCCAACTTCACTATGAAAGAcgtaccaaaaaaaataaaatctttgcGGTCAACATACTATTTAGAACTTGCGAAAGTTGAAAAAAGTAAGGCTAGTGGCGGAGGCACTAGTTTTGTTTACAAACCTCTAGTACCGTGGTATACTGATATgagctatattattaatacagcaACGGTGAAAGGAAAAGAAACCGACAGTAATTTG gaAATCGGAACCCAAAACACAATTAAAGACAATGATGACACCacttcaaacttaaataatGAAGAAGCTGTTGATGATGATTTAATTGATAATAGTGCAACAGTGTCACATGTTGAACAATTAGAAAATACTCTTAGAAGTGAAAATACTACATTTAATCTGCCATCGCGTTCAAAACTTAGAGGAAAGAGAAGATTGGAGGTCATAACTGACGCTgtacaagatttaaaaaatttgaatcaaTCAATGAACCCATCAACAACAGCTAGGGAAGACGAGTGTGATGTCATAGGTAAACATATAGCTATTAAATTGCGTGAGCTAATAGAATACGACAGAGTACTAGCAAACTTTGACATTCAAAAAATTCTTATGAATTACCGGTTGGAAAACATGAACAGGCaatcattatcatcatcatcaataaCTACATTTCCCATGCCTAATAGTACTGCTTCTACTATAGAATCAATTCCATGCACACCAGAGACAAATTCAAGTGAACAAAGTACTACTAGAGACATTATAAATTCAGCTATGGTTTATAGTGATGTAGGTTCTGAATTTTATAGATCCAGTGtttga
- the LOC132945977 gene encoding uncharacterized protein LOC132945977, translating to MCCASGKVQLPEIETPPEPLIGLLISTDPDSNEFLKSIRRFNSSFQMTLFGATEIVRNTNANGQQFNSTFKIRGQVYHKMGSLLPMPNEPHKFLQIYFMGGDDSLSALANRVNARFYYNNLDSLYARRVVGELDALLNEHNELLKIFKSHIMHQLQSDNHAIVINPDKTPAGEHFRRFNAPVVDDVAGIMVGDCTAAREIVIRRRNNNFQFIADTHRSYDALQYTLIFWKEQDGYCINIKQRDPVSGVETNKNVSSKDYYAYRLMIRRGLDNVILRCRELCQQFMVDMYAKIESKRLRYLRYNQQKLRADEYIHLRDAINNNADVAEIGNHVILPSSYVGSPRHLQEYIQDALTYVREYGRPCLFFTFTCNPKWPEITSLLLPGQNAIHRHDITARVFRQKLKSLISFITKSHVFGPTRCWMYSVEWQKRGLPHAHILVWFIDKIRPEEIDSIISAEIPDPSTDQLLFDIVTTNMIHGPCGTLNSSSPCMADGKCTKNFPKDFTNDTVTNNDEYPIYRRRNQENGGQSFIKNIINTDIDIDNRWVVPYSPLLSKTYNAHINVEFCSSVKSIKYICKYVHKGSDMAVFRVENINVKAPPVNKNDEITLYQIGRYISSNEAAWRIFGFPIHERDPAVVKLAIYLENGQRVFFTNETAIDRAINPPKTTLTAFFELCNRADDFGAFARTLLYSQVPHYFTCTQTKTWMPRKQANPRHTECFYLRLLLVNVTGPLSFKDIRKVNGQQYPTYKDACLALGLLEDDNQWECMLAEAALNCTAIQIRLLFAIVLTTCFPARAQILWENHKDSMTDDILHQHRIRCHDLTITFSDEMYNEALIAIEDLCIVIANLPLSNFGMNSPNRTASDLMNTEMNRELQYSTVEMAAIVARNVPLMNEEQTTIYDRIMLAVSAGQGGFFFLDALGGTGKTFVISLILAEIRSNNGIALAVASSGIAATILDRGRTAHSVFKLPLNIQNNPDAVCNIKIQSSMATVLKRCKIIIWDECTMAHKHSLEALNKTLKDIKNSDKLFGGTLLVLSGDFRQTLPVIPRSTYADEINACLKSSPLWRNVEKLQLKINMRIQMLQDPSAETFSKQLLDIGDGKVAIDETGNVKLPTDFCTIADSQDTLIEQIFPDVHTQYINHEWLAERAILAAINVDVDNINLKIQMLLPENLVSYKSIDTVCDDSEAVNFPTEFLNSLDFPGMPPHNLQLKVGSPIIMLRNLNPPRLCDGTRLVIQKLMKNVIEARILNGKFRGENILIPRIPIIPTNVPIQFKRIQFPIRLVFAMTINKSQGQTMSVCGLDL from the exons ATGTGTTGCGCGTCAGGAAAAGTGCAACTACCTGAAATTGAAACACCACCTGAACCATTGATCGGCTTACTCATCAGCACGGATCCAGATTCTAACGAGTTCCTGAAGTCAATTCGAAGATTCAATTCAAGCTTTCAAATGACATTGTTCGGAGCAACAGAAATAGTTCGAAATACTAATGCAAATGGTCAACAATTCAATTCTACATTCAAAATCAGAGGCCAAGTTTATCATAAAATGGGCTCACTGCTGCCAATGCCAAACGAACCACATAAAttcttacaaatatattttatgggcGGCGATGATTCCTTAAGCGCACTTGCCAATCGCGTGAATGCacgtttttactataataaccTTGATTCACTTTATGCCAGGCGCGTCGTCGGCGAGCTAGATGCTCTTTTGAACGAGCACAACGAgttgttgaaaatattcaaatcacATATTATGCACCAATTACAAAGCGATAATCACGCTATCGTCATTAATCCTGATAAAACACCAGCTGGAGAGCATTTTCGTAGATTCAATGCACCCGTTGTTGATGATGTTGCTGGAATCATGGTTGGCGATTGTACAGCTGCACGAGAAATTGTGATTCGTAGAAGAAATAATAACTTTCAGTTCATTGCTGACACACATCGTTCATATGACGCTCTCCAATATACGCTAATATTTTGGAAGGAACAAGACGGATATTGCATAAACATAAAACAACGAGATCCCGTATCAG GAGTTGAAACAAACAAGAACGTTAGCTCAAAGGATTATTATGCGTACCGATTAATGATTAGACGTGGCCTGGACAACGTCATTTTGCGATGTCGTGAGCTTTGTCAACAATTCATGGTCGACATGTACGCGAAGATTGAGAGCAAACGACTACGATACTTACGATATAATCAACAAAAGCTGCGCGCGGATGAGTACATTCATTTGCGAGACGCTATCAACAACAACGCCGACGTCGCCGAAATTGGTAACCATGTCATTTTACCATCATCGTACGTAGGCAGTCCACGTCATTTGCAAGAATATATACAGGATGCTCTGACTTACGTGCGCGAATATGGACGACCatgtttatttttcacgttCACATGTAATCCAAAATGGCCAGAGATTACATCTTTGCTACTGCCTGGCCAAAATGCAATACATCGCCATGACATTACAGCACGTGTGTTCAGACAAAAGTTGAAGTCTTTAATAAGTTTCATTACTAAATCACATGTATTTGGTCCCACACGTTGCTGGATGTATTCGGTTGAGTGGCAAAAGCGAGGATTACCTCATGCACACATTTTGGTTTGGTTCATCGACAAAATCCGTCCTGAAGAAATCGATAGTATCATTTCTGCGGAAATTCCAGATCCATCCACCGACCAACTGCTGTTTGATATTGTTACAACAAACATGATTCATGGTCCATGTGGTACTCTAAATAGTTCATCGCCTTGCATGGCTGATGGAAAATGTACTAAAAATTTCCCTAAAGATTTTACCAATGATACGGTCACAAATAACGACGAATACCCAATATATCGTCGAAGAAATCAAGAAAATGGCGGACagtcatttattaaaaatatcatcaacacAGACATTGATATTGACAATCGTTGGGTGGTGCCATATTCGCCTCTGCTGAGCAAGACATATAATGCTCATATTAATGTTGAGTTCTGCAGTTCTGTGAAGAGCATCAAATACATTTGCAAGTATGTCCATAAAGGCAGTGATATGGCGGTGTTTAGAGTGGAAAATATTAATGTGAAAGCTCCTCCAGTGAATAAAAACGATGAAATAACGCTCTACCAAATTGGTCGGTACATCAGCTCCAATGAAGCTGCTTGGCGTATCTTTGGTTTTCCAATTCATGAACGGGATCCAGCAGTTGTTAAGTTAGCCATCTATCTTGAAAACGGTCAGCGTGTATTTTTCACGAACGAGACAGCGATTGATCGTGCAATAAATCCACCTAAAACTACACTCACTGCATTTTTTGAATTGTGTAATCGTGCGGATGATTTTGGTGCCTTTGCACGAACATTACTCTATTCACAAGTACCACACTATTTCACATGTACTCAAACAAAAACATGGATGCCCCGCAAGCAAG CCAATCCAAGACACACGGAGTGCTTTTATCTTCGACTGTTGTTGGTTAATGTTACTGGCCCATTATCATTTAAAGATATACGTAAAGTGAATGGGCAACAATATCCAACGTATAAAGATGCATGCCTTGCACTCGGCTTGCTTGAAGACGACAACCAGTGGGAATGCATGCTTGCTGAAGCTGCATTGAACTGTACAGCAATACAAATTCGTCTACTATTCGCTATAGTGTTGACTACATGCTTCCCAGCCCGAGCACAGATATTATGGGAAAATCACAAAGATTCAATGACTGATGATATATTGCATCAACATCGTATACGGTGCCACGATCTAACCATAACATTCAGCGACGAAATGTACAATGAAGCATTGATTGCTATTGAGGATCTTTGCATTGTCATTGCCAACTTACCACTTAGTAATTTCGGTATGAATTCGCCAAATCGAACTGCATCTGATTTAATGAATACTGAAATGAATCGTGAACTGCAGTACAGTACTGTAGAAATGGCAGCGATTGTTGCCCGCAATGTCCCACTAATGAATGAGGAACAAACAACCATTTATGATCGCATTATGCTCGCAGTTTCAGCTGGACAAGGTGGGTTCTTCTTTTTGGATGCACTGGGTGGAACTGGCAAAACATTCGTTATTTCGCTAATTCTTGCTGAAATACGATCAAATAATGGGATCGCATTGGCCGTTGCATCATCGGGCATTGCAGCAACTATATTGGATAGAGGTAGAACAGCTCATTCAGTATTTAAGCTGCCACTAAATATTCAGAATAACCCTGACGCAGTATGCAACATTAAGATACAATCGTCCATGGCCACTGTGCTAAAAcggtgtaaaattattatttgggaTGAATGTACTATGGCACACAAACATTCACTTGAGGCGTTGAACAAGACATTGAAAGATATTAAAAACAGTGACAAACTATTTGGCGGAACTCTGTTGGTCCTTTCAGGTGATTTCAGACAAACACTTCCAGTCATTCCACGTTCCACATACGCTGATGAGATCAACGCTTGCTTAAAATCATCTCCATTGTGGcgtaatgttgaaaaattacagctaaaaataaatatgcgcATTCAAATGCTTCAAGATCCATCCGctgaaacattttcaaaacaactCTTAGATATCGGTGATGGAAAAGTTGCTATAGATGAAACTGGAAACGTAAAATTACCGACCGATTTCTGCACAATCGCTGATTCGCAAGATACTCTCATTGAACAAATATTTCCCGATGTACACACACAGTACATAAATCATGAGTGGCTTGCAGAAAGAGCGATTTTAGCGGCAATAAATGTAGACGTTGACAATATAAATCTGAAGATACAGATGTTGTTGCCAGAGAACTTGGTATCGTATAAATCTATTGATACGGTTTGCGACGACAGCGAAGCAGTAAACTTTCCCACAGAGTTTTTGAACTCACTGGATTTTCCAGGCATGCCACCgcataatttacaattaaaggTTGGATCTCCAATTATCATGCTTCGTAATTTGAACCCGCCCCGGTTGTGCGACGGTACGCGATTagtcattcaaaaattaatgaaaaacgtGATCGAAGCCAGGATTTTAAATGGCAAGTTCAGAGGTGAAAATATACTCATACCACGGATtcctattatacctactaatgtGCCAATTCAATTCAAACGTATTCAGTTTCCGATTAGATTGGTATTTGCAATGACTATCAACAAATCCCAAGGTCAAACGATGTCTGTTTGTGGATTAGATTTGTGA
- the LOC132934827 gene encoding uncharacterized protein LOC132934827 produces the protein MLSIMFRVSKSSISNMIPDVCDAIYSVLKDYIKVPTLKEWQKIQLGFNEIWNFSGCCGAIDGKHIVIKAPPSAGSEYYNYKGTNSIVLLGIVDHNYCFSYIDVGSYGRNADGGVFQQCDLYPLLENESLLPKGGVLVGDDAFPLKTYLMKPYSKINLTKEERLYNYRTSRARRIVENGFGILASRFRIFGQPIAVKVETTIKIVKATCAIHN, from the exons ATGTTGTCAATTATGTTTCGTGTTTCTAAATCATCTATTTCAAATATGATTCCTGATGTGTGTGATGCCATCTACTCAGTTTTGAAAGATTACATAAAA GTGCCAACTTTAAAAGAATGGCAGAAAATTCAACTTGGATTCAATGAAATATGGAACTTTTCTGGATGTTGTGGAGCTATTGATGGAAAGCACATAGTAATTAAAGCACCTCCAAGTGCAGGGAGTGAATACTACAATTACAAAGGCACAAACAGTATTGTTCTTCTTGGTATAGTCGACCACAACTATTGCTTTAGTTATATTGATGTCGGATCCTATGGACGAAATGCAGATGGTGGTGTATTTCAACAGTGTGACTTATATCCTTTACTGGAAAATGAGTCATTATTACCCAAAGGAGGAGTTCTAGTGGGGGATGATGCCTTTCCCTTAAAAACCTACCTTATGAAACCATATTCGAAGATCAATTTGACAAAGGAAGAAAGATTATACAATTACAGAACTAGTAGAGCCAGGAGAATTGTTGAAAATGGTTTCGGCATATTAGCCAGTCGCTTTCGTATTTTTGGTCAGCCTATAGCAGTAAAAGTTGAAACTaccataaaaatagtaaaagcTACATGTGCTATACACAACTAG